In Microbacterium cremeum, a genomic segment contains:
- a CDS encoding serine hydrolase domain-containing protein — protein MSDVSTDPVMRVTEPARLATKMVRVLARVDRARARRGLPAAQVLVQAPGFEFASGERSRRFHAASVSKSMTATLAFGLAERGDLDLDAPITRLLPEADWRGLFVRDGHDHAAQVTTRHLLTHTSGAADYFGGRVTGGPSFSRLLETEPDRLWTPADLLAFSRDRQRPVARVGARFSYSDTGYVLLARVVEETGGHPLGVQLHERIFRPAGMADSCLLFHTLPGGAASTAPNPAADLDIAPVFLARNELSRSRSLSCDWGGGGVVTTVDDLARFWSAWSAGRLGGEASRAAMAQTTHRFRPGIRYGAGLMRLHYDGFSPFLRGLPRAVGHLGVTGAHAFTVPELGIRLVLNFHATSEMVRSFRAHIELVRMLATELRA, from the coding sequence GTGAGTGATGTCTCGACCGATCCTGTCATGCGCGTGACCGAGCCCGCGCGCCTCGCGACGAAGATGGTGCGCGTGCTCGCGCGCGTCGACCGCGCGCGAGCCCGCCGCGGGCTGCCGGCGGCGCAGGTGCTCGTCCAGGCTCCGGGGTTCGAGTTCGCCTCGGGTGAGCGGAGCCGGCGGTTCCACGCCGCGAGCGTCTCGAAGTCGATGACCGCGACCCTCGCGTTCGGGCTGGCCGAGCGAGGCGACCTCGACCTCGACGCACCGATCACCCGTCTGCTGCCGGAGGCCGACTGGCGCGGACTGTTCGTCCGGGACGGCCACGACCACGCCGCTCAGGTGACGACCAGGCATCTGCTCACGCACACCAGCGGCGCGGCAGACTACTTCGGGGGACGCGTCACCGGCGGCCCGTCCTTCTCGCGACTGCTCGAGACGGAGCCCGACCGGCTCTGGACGCCGGCCGACCTGCTCGCCTTCAGTCGCGACCGCCAGCGGCCGGTCGCCCGGGTCGGTGCGCGATTCTCGTACTCCGACACCGGATACGTGCTGCTCGCGCGCGTGGTCGAAGAGACCGGCGGCCACCCGCTCGGCGTGCAGCTGCACGAGCGGATCTTCCGCCCGGCGGGCATGGCCGACTCGTGCCTGCTCTTTCACACGCTCCCCGGCGGCGCGGCATCGACCGCACCGAATCCGGCGGCGGACCTCGACATCGCGCCGGTGTTCCTCGCGCGGAACGAGCTCAGCCGGTCCCGGAGTCTCAGCTGCGACTGGGGCGGCGGGGGAGTCGTCACCACCGTCGACGACCTGGCGCGGTTCTGGAGCGCGTGGAGCGCCGGACGCCTGGGAGGCGAGGCCTCGCGCGCGGCGATGGCGCAGACCACGCACCGGTTCCGTCCCGGCATCCGGTACGGCGCGGGGCTCATGCGGCTGCACTACGACGGGTTCTCGCCGTTCCTTCGTGGCCTGCCGCGCGCGGTCGGGCATCTCGGCGTCACCGGTGCCCACGCGTTCACGGTGCCCGAGCTCGGCATCCGTCTGGTTCTGAACTTCCACGCGACCAGCGAGATGGTCCGCAGCTTCCGAGCGCACATCGAGCTCGTGCGGATGCTCGCGACCGAACTGCGGGCGTGA
- a CDS encoding acyl-CoA dehydrogenase family protein, whose protein sequence is MAPFDARDLLPDDLLERFRERAAIHDRENTFPDDDLADLKDAGYLAILVPRELGGSGLGLAEASVLQQRLAGAAPATALAINMHLVWTGVAKVLADRDIDALRFVQEGAAAGEVFAFGISEAGNDLVLFGSGTDAAPLPDGGYAFTGTKIFTSLAPVWTQLGLHGLDTSSADAPQMVYAFVPRSEVQAGRIAVRDDWDTLGMRGTQSRTTELHGAVAPADRVVRRLAPGPNPDPLVFGIFSVFELLLASVYTGIARRGLDLAVAAAGTRTSKKTGKPYSQDPDIRWRIAGMALAYDALPPQIDALARDVDGLTDHGARWFSLLAGVKHRAVTAAKTIVDDAVLVAGGSSYFAANELSRLYRDVLAGLFHPSDPESAHSTVATAWLGPLEP, encoded by the coding sequence GTGGCCCCCTTCGATGCGCGCGACCTGCTGCCCGATGACCTGCTCGAACGGTTCCGCGAGCGAGCGGCGATCCACGACCGCGAGAACACGTTCCCGGACGACGACCTGGCAGACCTGAAGGATGCCGGCTACCTGGCGATCCTGGTGCCGCGCGAGCTCGGCGGCTCAGGGCTGGGCCTGGCCGAGGCATCCGTCCTCCAGCAGCGTCTCGCGGGCGCGGCGCCGGCGACGGCCCTCGCGATCAACATGCACCTGGTCTGGACGGGCGTGGCGAAGGTGCTCGCCGACCGGGACATCGACGCGCTGCGGTTCGTGCAGGAAGGCGCCGCCGCCGGCGAGGTGTTCGCGTTCGGCATCAGCGAGGCGGGCAACGACCTCGTGCTGTTCGGGAGCGGGACGGATGCCGCGCCGCTGCCGGACGGCGGCTACGCGTTCACCGGCACGAAGATCTTCACCTCGCTCGCGCCGGTCTGGACGCAGCTGGGCCTGCATGGCCTCGATACCTCATCGGCGGACGCGCCGCAGATGGTCTACGCGTTCGTGCCGCGGTCCGAGGTGCAGGCGGGGCGCATCGCGGTGCGTGACGACTGGGACACGCTCGGCATGCGCGGCACGCAGTCGCGCACGACCGAGCTTCACGGCGCCGTCGCACCGGCAGACCGCGTGGTGCGGCGCCTTGCGCCGGGACCGAACCCCGACCCCCTCGTGTTCGGCATCTTCAGCGTGTTCGAGCTGCTCCTGGCGTCGGTGTACACCGGCATCGCCCGCCGTGGGCTCGATCTCGCGGTCGCCGCGGCCGGCACGCGCACGTCGAAGAAGACCGGCAAGCCGTACAGCCAGGACCCCGACATCCGCTGGCGCATCGCCGGCATGGCGCTCGCCTACGATGCGCTCCCACCGCAGATCGATGCCCTCGCGCGCGATGTCGACGGGCTGACCGATCACGGCGCGCGCTGGTTCTCGCTGCTCGCGGGTGTCAAGCACCGGGCGGTCACGGCGGCCAAGACGATCGTCGACGACGCGGTGCTCGTCGCGGGAGGGTCGTCGTACTTCGCGGCGAACGAGCTGAGCCGCCTGTATCGCGACGTGCTCGCGGGCCTGTTCCACCCGTCCGATCCGGAGTCGGCGCACTCGACGGTCGCGACCGCGTGGCTCGGACCGCTCGAGCCGTAG
- a CDS encoding alpha/beta fold hydrolase → MPAPVVLPRLTWGSATASRRALLVHGLGSNGALMWRYGVALAEAGWRADAVDLRGHGTAPRTLDYTLAAYAADLAETRPGAVAEPWDLVVGHSLGGAASVLSVADDPSWTRRLVLIDPAIALTDRDRTIVRDSQTRSFADPSQDAVRAEHPGWHEQDVELKALAAQQASRWAVEQTSAQNHTWDVSDAALRVQVPTHVIASDPSVYSIFAGKPAEHVVARNHVFTMSIVEGAGHSPHRDAPDATISALLRTLG, encoded by the coding sequence GTGCCTGCCCCCGTCGTCCTCCCCCGCCTGACATGGGGGTCCGCCACCGCCTCCCGTCGCGCGCTCCTCGTCCACGGGCTCGGCTCGAACGGCGCGCTCATGTGGCGGTACGGCGTCGCGCTCGCCGAGGCCGGGTGGCGCGCGGATGCGGTGGACCTGCGCGGGCACGGCACGGCTCCGCGCACGCTCGACTACACGCTCGCCGCCTACGCGGCCGATCTGGCCGAGACTCGCCCGGGCGCAGTCGCCGAGCCCTGGGACCTCGTCGTGGGTCACTCGCTCGGAGGCGCGGCATCCGTTCTGTCCGTCGCGGACGATCCGTCTTGGACGCGCCGGCTCGTGCTCATCGACCCGGCAATCGCGCTCACCGACCGCGACCGCACGATCGTGCGCGACAGCCAGACCCGCTCGTTCGCCGACCCGAGCCAGGACGCGGTGCGCGCGGAGCACCCCGGGTGGCACGAGCAGGATGTCGAGCTCAAGGCGCTCGCGGCGCAGCAGGCGAGCCGCTGGGCGGTCGAGCAGACCAGCGCCCAGAACCACACGTGGGATGTCAGCGACGCCGCGCTGCGCGTGCAGGTGCCCACGCACGTGATCGCCTCCGACCCGTCGGTGTACTCGATCTTCGCCGGCAAGCCCGCCGAGCACGTGGTGGCCCGCAATCACGTGTTCACGATGTCGATCGTCGAAGGGGCGGGTCATTCGCCGCACCGGGACGCTCCGGACGCGACGATCTCGGCCCTCCTTCGCACTCTCGGCTGA